A genomic segment from Mycoplasmopsis arginini encodes:
- a CDS encoding HinT-interacting membrane complex lipoprotein P60, with product MNKLTKITLSLSPATVALTPILVSCNNSSNNGNSETPGYQSGFLKQQTTKNQIILSVVDTYLEKFYANDLTNIQGENKILSAIKDKGNQLHKDLYDIFKYYATLKLEGDAQVFWNIKHEFIKLNIDTTNYNPAPENLPSEDEFIFLMEHSKFLSLNYRLELEKLLVSKIYLLKSRQEFKTLANNENGLDKYQVSLAEDMKKDSTTKLKKDIYASLDFSADNLYLIKYLVENPLIQKWSFTDNRDMNLRIGKANVSTFADFNNLASYNPTNAQQYEYNPVAKNKEYLLKTGTSEDFKLEDLRAFKGISANSESTGDLTNSFYALKKLESPIFGFVDPATKKVLDQDYFKLAKILAQEKKLPKMKATAELKAKQGDETKLKSLNARDIEFEGLTRDNTNEKLFTKIVTLDSKKYTLQFELKSEITFSGQILRAPMRLSVKELGARHFYDFSSELQYTNNAFVDETEGNAYNLDKYPTFIDMVKNNTIDASYVVKISPLFMNKQVKNLKNGNEEKKVLTFENTPWKENDQQNILANYLATSKGNTLFREANKYILDNLGFKLTDLNSIVLELFKVEGLI from the coding sequence ATGAATAAATTAACAAAAATAACATTAAGTTTATCACCCGCTACTGTAGCATTAACTCCTATTCTAGTTTCATGTAATAATTCAAGCAATAACGGAAATAGTGAAACTCCAGGATATCAATCAGGATTCTTAAAACAACAAACAACAAAAAATCAAATCATTTTATCAGTGGTTGATACTTACTTAGAAAAATTTTATGCTAATGATTTAACAAACATTCAAGGCGAAAATAAAATATTGTCAGCAATTAAAGACAAAGGAAATCAATTACATAAAGATTTGTATGATATTTTTAAATACTATGCAACTTTAAAATTAGAAGGTGATGCTCAAGTCTTTTGAAATATCAAGCACGAATTTATTAAGTTAAATATTGATACAACAAACTATAATCCAGCTCCAGAAAATTTACCAAGCGAAGATGAGTTTATTTTCTTAATGGAACACTCAAAATTCTTATCTTTAAACTATAGATTAGAATTAGAAAAATTATTAGTTTCAAAAATTTACTTATTAAAATCAAGACAAGAATTTAAAACTTTAGCAAATAATGAAAACGGATTAGATAAATACCAAGTAAGTTTAGCTGAAGATATGAAAAAAGATTCAACTACTAAACTTAAAAAAGATATTTATGCATCATTAGATTTTTCTGCTGATAACTTATATTTAATTAAATATTTAGTAGAAAATCCATTAATTCAAAAATGATCATTTACTGATAACAGAGATATGAATCTAAGAATTGGAAAAGCAAACGTTTCAACTTTTGCAGACTTTAATAACCTAGCTTCATATAACCCAACTAATGCACAACAATATGAATATAACCCAGTAGCTAAAAATAAAGAATATTTATTAAAAACCGGAACTTCAGAAGACTTTAAACTTGAAGATTTACGTGCTTTTAAAGGAATTAGTGCTAACTCTGAAAGTACAGGAGATTTAACAAACTCATTTTATGCTCTTAAAAAATTAGAATCACCAATTTTTGGATTTGTTGATCCAGCAACTAAAAAAGTTTTAGATCAAGACTACTTTAAGTTAGCTAAAATCTTAGCCCAAGAAAAAAAATTACCAAAAATGAAGGCCACAGCAGAGCTTAAAGCTAAACAAGGTGATGAAACTAAATTAAAATCACTTAATGCAAGAGATATTGAATTTGAAGGTTTAACAAGAGATAATACAAATGAAAAATTATTTACTAAAATAGTTACATTAGATTCTAAAAAATACACATTACAATTTGAACTTAAATCAGAAATAACATTTAGTGGCCAAATTTTAAGAGCCCCCATGAGACTAAGTGTTAAAGAATTAGGAGCAAGACACTTCTATGACTTTAGTAGCGAACTTCAATACACCAATAATGCCTTTGTAGATGAAACTGAAGGTAATGCATATAATTTAGACAAATACCCAACATTCATTGATATGGTTAAAAACAATACAATTGATGCTTCTTATGTTGTAAAAATTTCACCATTATTTATGAACAAACAAGTTAAAAACTTAAAAAATGGAAATGAAGAAAAGAAAGTATTAACTTTTGAAAATACTCCTTGAAAAGAAAATGATCAACAAAATATTCTTGCAAACTATCTTGCAACTTCAAAAGGAAATACATTATTTAGAGAAGCAAACAAATACATATTAGACAATTTAGGGTTTAAACTAACTGACCTAAACTCAATTGTTTTAGAATTATTTAAAGTGGAAGGATTAATTTAA
- the lysS gene encoding lysine--tRNA ligase, which yields MERKYSEQEQIRRNKISSLAEKNIRAFNSTIKPTISSVGIQELYADKTREEIDADNKFVIFNGRVIAQRGPFLVLQDRDGSMQIYVDKKTLDEVSSEVLKQLDLGDIISIEGLVSKTHTEALMVKASKITLLTKALKPLPDKYHGLVDPEERRRHRYVDTIVNEESKNTFILRTKIIKGVREFFDNLDYLEVDTPVLQPILGGAAAKPFITFYNALNRNFYLRIATELPLKKCIVGGLERVYEIGRIFRNEGVDSTHNPEFTSIEFYEAYSDMWGMMERTEGVFKHLTKKLNIDKVKFNGYDIEFKYPFARINMVDAVSKKIGIDVRKLNDQEAIELAKKHGIKTEKYYKLGHVINDLFEKYIEETLIQPTFVYGHPIEISPLAFKELDDERFTQRAELFIGTKEFANMFTELSDPIDQLERFKAQLDERENGNEEANEIDWDFVNALEYGLPPTGGCGIGIDRLIMLLTQNDSIRDILLFPQLKDVK from the coding sequence ATGGAAAGAAAATATTCAGAACAAGAACAAATAAGAAGAAATAAAATTTCAAGTTTAGCTGAAAAAAATATTAGAGCATTCAATTCGACAATTAAACCAACAATTTCTTCAGTTGGAATTCAAGAATTATATGCAGATAAAACTAGAGAAGAAATTGACGCTGATAATAAGTTCGTTATTTTTAACGGAAGAGTAATTGCTCAACGTGGTCCATTTTTAGTATTACAAGACCGTGATGGAAGCATGCAAATTTATGTTGATAAAAAAACTTTAGATGAAGTTTCATCAGAAGTTTTAAAACAACTAGATTTAGGTGACATTATTAGTATTGAAGGGCTTGTTTCAAAAACCCACACAGAGGCTTTAATGGTTAAGGCATCAAAAATTACTTTATTAACTAAAGCCTTAAAACCATTACCAGATAAATATCATGGTTTAGTTGATCCTGAAGAAAGAAGAAGACACCGTTACGTTGATACTATTGTTAACGAAGAATCAAAAAATACTTTTATTTTAAGAACTAAAATTATTAAAGGTGTTAGAGAATTCTTTGATAATTTAGACTATCTAGAAGTTGATACCCCAGTTCTACAACCAATTTTAGGTGGTGCAGCTGCAAAACCATTTATAACATTTTATAATGCTTTAAATCGTAATTTCTATTTAAGAATCGCTACTGAATTACCATTAAAAAAATGTATCGTTGGTGGATTAGAAAGAGTTTACGAAATTGGACGTATTTTCAGAAACGAAGGCGTAGATAGTACACATAACCCAGAATTTACCTCAATTGAATTCTATGAAGCATATTCAGATATGTGGGGTATGATGGAAAGAACTGAAGGTGTATTTAAACATTTAACTAAGAAATTAAACATAGATAAAGTTAAATTTAATGGTTATGATATTGAATTTAAATATCCATTTGCAAGAATCAACATGGTTGATGCAGTTTCAAAAAAAATTGGTATTGATGTTCGTAAATTAAATGACCAAGAAGCAATTGAATTAGCTAAAAAACACGGAATTAAAACGGAAAAATACTATAAACTAGGTCACGTTATTAATGATTTATTCGAAAAATACATTGAAGAAACATTAATCCAACCAACATTTGTTTATGGTCACCCAATTGAAATTAGCCCACTTGCTTTTAAAGAATTAGACGATGAAAGATTTACCCAAAGAGCTGAGTTATTTATCGGAACAAAAGAATTTGCTAATATGTTTACTGAATTATCAGATCCTATTGATCAATTAGAAAGATTTAAAGCTCAATTAGATGAAAGAGAAAACGGTAATGAAGAAGCCAACGAAATTGATTGAGATTTCGTTAATGCTTTAGAATACGGTTTACCTCCAACAGGTGGTTGTGGTATCGGTATTGACCGTTTAATAATGCTTTTAACTCAAAACGACTCAATTAGAGATATTCTATTATTCCCACAACTAAAAGACGTTAAATAA
- the recO gene encoding DNA repair protein RecO, with protein sequence MEEREYETLGIILNIKNFAEKDAVVKVLLPSGIKFLFAKGIQKVESKNRRNLPILGLVNLEIIKPRIIDHISTLKRATLVSYFPINPTLQNIYEKTLFFLNRINNKDLEIFINRYNIFLNNVEIKPNHSFSFILLCLLEVFGFKPNFEHCVECKNKDNIIDFEFYKGGFLCLEHSKNTKGINFLQALYWLNKNFDYFKNNISEEESVKINLLIIEWLSSLI encoded by the coding sequence ATGGAAGAAAGAGAATATGAAACACTTGGAATAATTCTAAATATTAAAAATTTTGCTGAAAAAGATGCCGTAGTAAAGGTTTTATTGCCTAGTGGAATTAAATTTTTATTTGCTAAAGGAATTCAAAAAGTAGAATCTAAAAATAGAAGAAATCTACCAATTTTAGGTTTAGTAAATTTAGAAATAATTAAACCTAGAATTATTGATCATATTTCTACACTTAAAAGGGCAACCTTAGTTTCTTATTTTCCGATTAATCCTACTTTACAAAATATCTATGAAAAAACTTTATTCTTTTTAAATAGAATTAATAACAAAGACCTTGAAATATTTATTAATAGGTATAATATTTTTTTAAATAATGTTGAAATAAAACCAAACCATAGTTTTAGCTTTATATTATTATGTTTACTTGAAGTTTTTGGATTTAAACCAAATTTTGAACATTGCGTTGAATGTAAAAATAAAGATAATATAATTGATTTTGAATTTTATAAAGGAGGCTTTCTTTGTTTAGAACACTCCAAAAATACAAAAGGAATTAACTTTCTACAAGCTTTATATTGACTAAATAAAAACTTTGATTATTTTAAGAATAATATAAGTGAAGAAGAAAGCGTTAAAATTAATTTATTAATAATTGAGTGACTAAGTTCATTAATATAA
- the hinT gene encoding histidine triad protein HinT: MEKDTFQRIIDREIPASIIYEDADVIAFLDIDPEEKGHFLVVPKEFSENLYDIEDEDLTKLILKARELAIEQTEKLNASGFRLVVNNNESAGQAIFRTHVHIIPYYD; this comes from the coding sequence ATGGAAAAAGATACATTCCAGAGAATTATTGACCGTGAAATACCAGCTTCAATCATTTATGAAGATGCTGATGTTATCGCTTTTTTAGATATCGACCCAGAAGAAAAAGGGCATTTTTTAGTGGTTCCCAAAGAGTTTTCAGAAAACTTATATGATATTGAAGATGAAGATCTTACAAAATTAATTTTAAAAGCAAGAGAATTAGCAATTGAACAGACTGAAAAATTGAATGCCTCAGGTTTTAGATTAGTTGTAAATAATAATGAATCAGCCGGCCAAGCAATTTTTAGAACTCATGTTCATATTATTCCTTACTACGACTAA
- a CDS encoding MscL family protein — protein sequence MTKKELEEKRKYFKKSFKDANSVLKRGNIFMLAIGLLLGASFGAVVSSLAKDIIMAAITSLFDVQEVKQIKVGNILLGEFLAALIQFIIVSAFIFITLFVFYLIKNSIEYHKAKKLPIEEEKEEKVVLTTEELILEELKKINKELSKNNQEN from the coding sequence ATGACTAAAAAAGAATTAGAAGAAAAAAGAAAATATTTTAAAAAATCATTTAAAGATGCAAACTCTGTTTTAAAACGTGGCAACATTTTTATGTTAGCTATTGGACTTTTATTAGGGGCATCTTTTGGTGCTGTTGTATCTTCTTTAGCAAAAGATATTATTATGGCAGCCATTACTTCTTTATTTGATGTTCAAGAAGTTAAGCAAATTAAAGTTGGTAATATTCTTTTAGGAGAATTTTTAGCCGCTTTAATTCAATTTATTATCGTATCAGCATTTATTTTTATAACTTTATTTGTATTCTATTTAATTAAAAATTCAATTGAGTATCACAAGGCTAAAAAATTGCCAATTGAAGAAGAAAAAGAAGAAAAAGTTGTTTTAACAACCGAAGAACTTATTTTAGAAGAACTTAAGAAAATCAATAAAGAATTATCTAAAAATAATCAAGAAAACTAA
- the argF gene encoding ornithine carbamoyltransferase: protein MPMNLKGRSLDTALNFTTEEINYLLDLSWELKKAKMQGLHVNNRPLTGSNIVIMFQKDSTRTRCAFEVAAADLGASCTYIGPTGSNFGKKESVEDTAMVLGQMYDGIEFRGFKQSDVEALAKYSGVPVWNGLTDAEHPTQMLADYLTFKEFVGDLRGKKIVFAGDIKNNVARSLMIGAAFFGVHIVMCGPKAQWEIVKNGPDHKAVYEAVQKLFERNGGSVSFSDNKLEAAKDADAIYTDVWVSLGEPFELFEPRIQELGAFQVDMAMMKAAKESVIFLHCLPAFHDDKTLFSAEIKEKLGAKYPVVATGAMEVTDEVFQSKYNKSIQQAGNRMHTIKAVILATIGY from the coding sequence ATGCCAATGAATTTAAAAGGTCGTAGTTTAGATACAGCTCTAAACTTCACAACCGAAGAAATTAACTATCTTTTAGATCTTTCTTGAGAATTAAAGAAAGCTAAAATGCAAGGATTACATGTTAACAACCGTCCTCTAACAGGATCAAATATTGTTATTATGTTCCAAAAAGACTCAACTAGAACACGTTGTGCTTTCGAAGTTGCTGCTGCTGATTTAGGAGCAAGCTGTACATACATCGGACCTACAGGATCAAACTTTGGTAAAAAAGAATCAGTTGAAGATACAGCTATGGTTTTAGGTCAAATGTACGACGGTATTGAATTCCGTGGATTCAAACAATCAGATGTTGAAGCTTTAGCTAAATACTCAGGTGTTCCAGTATGAAACGGTTTAACCGATGCTGAACACCCAACACAAATGTTAGCTGACTACTTAACATTTAAAGAATTTGTTGGTGACCTAAGAGGAAAGAAAATTGTTTTCGCAGGTGACATTAAAAACAACGTTGCTCGTTCATTAATGATCGGTGCTGCATTCTTTGGTGTACACATTGTTATGTGTGGTCCAAAAGCACAATGAGAAATTGTTAAAAATGGTCCAGACCATAAAGCAGTTTACGAAGCAGTTCAAAAACTATTTGAACGTAATGGTGGATCAGTTTCATTCTCAGACAACAAATTAGAAGCTGCTAAAGATGCAGATGCTATCTACACAGACGTTTGAGTATCATTAGGTGAACCATTTGAATTATTTGAACCTCGTATTCAAGAATTAGGTGCTTTCCAAGTTGACATGGCTATGATGAAAGCAGCAAAAGAAAGCGTTATTTTCTTACACTGCTTACCAGCATTCCACGATGACAAAACTTTATTCTCAGCTGAAATTAAAGAAAAACTTGGTGCAAAATACCCAGTTGTTGCAACAGGTGCTATGGAAGTTACTGACGAAGTATTCCAATCAAAATACAACAAATCAATTCAACAAGCTGGAAACCGTATGCACACAATTAAAGCAGTTATTCTAGCTACAATAGGATACTAA
- a CDS encoding HinT-interacting membrane complex protein P80 translates to MSEKIKKTKTTEQKAKRRKVLWGTFWATAISAALAAGISIPLVQASKALPLPTPILKPESLILTITLPDGTKQEIKYKELDKAPSLTNKNKNIFDSIEKNIAKYLYEKEYEASLWYQAVYNANKAKADEKTFALDSIDKVKEKIQKELNDLKKQYQKQYGLEKKWEEKFLEALSRPEWGSSKNESQALEHKVNIEINKHAYRRYRTEVNTDWTYNDLKNGIVANKDVYYEYNGKKVEIAKKGETIRLDFAVENKNYVLPSEDSIESQTNSQASIKIPMFVTKSFVKEFKNPERFIKPWIDKKQAILSEFSLSAHQDQTGAEKPWIVTKAEIINLLKFSSYVENDKQVKIKLAIDGLNGFKGFSTLIKNGQISNEDERTAKNDQRLIEYLSTDKSNASKFGSKGFVNLKQAISSSEPSSYFTLLSILLGDATANNKGIYKYKEKNDLFTLLKTKLINALKRLDDFAKLEDSFKTKLENALSVEPVTKEKTENYVEEFAKYNSEVEKLINNLEEKTFNKVFGDVFKEVFTNGNQNSKVDAIYKVGENFVSVTPKGILIQNLHKFETVEEVQKLIVKDLAIKSKANYKNTFTSELFDLGSIFSDILNSSYQIDDLLSQETFKNYLKEQKFTPVDSDKEKNFDDNDINGALSYIKTLEQTNKASIVSKKYSQIKEFIKKQITDNLVKDFSVDDKNKFKIEPHTTDNIVGYIFNIIVKYVLDTEIQGTQGE, encoded by the coding sequence ATGTCAGAGAAAATTAAAAAAACTAAAACAACTGAACAAAAAGCTAAAAGAAGAAAAGTTCTTTGAGGTACTTTTTGAGCAACTGCTATTTCAGCCGCTTTAGCAGCTGGTATATCAATTCCATTAGTACAAGCATCAAAAGCGCTTCCATTACCAACTCCAATTTTAAAACCAGAAAGTTTAATCTTAACTATTACCTTACCAGACGGAACTAAGCAAGAAATTAAATATAAAGAACTTGATAAAGCACCATCTTTAACAAACAAGAATAAAAATATTTTCGATTCTATTGAAAAAAATATAGCTAAATACTTATATGAAAAAGAATATGAAGCTTCATTATGATATCAAGCTGTTTATAATGCAAACAAAGCAAAAGCAGATGAAAAGACATTTGCATTAGATTCAATTGATAAGGTTAAAGAAAAAATTCAAAAAGAATTAAATGATCTAAAGAAACAATATCAAAAACAATATGGACTGGAAAAGAAATGAGAAGAAAAATTCTTAGAAGCACTTTCTAGACCAGAATGAGGTTCATCTAAAAATGAAAGTCAAGCTTTAGAACATAAAGTTAATATTGAAATTAACAAACATGCTTACCGTAGATATAGAACTGAAGTTAATACAGATTGAACTTATAACGATTTAAAAAACGGAATAGTTGCTAATAAAGATGTTTACTATGAATACAATGGTAAAAAAGTGGAAATTGCTAAAAAAGGCGAAACTATTCGCTTAGATTTTGCTGTTGAAAACAAAAACTATGTTTTACCATCAGAAGATTCAATCGAATCACAAACAAACTCACAAGCATCAATTAAAATTCCTATGTTTGTAACTAAATCATTTGTTAAGGAATTTAAAAATCCAGAAAGATTTATAAAACCATGAATTGATAAAAAACAAGCAATTTTATCAGAATTTTCTTTATCAGCTCACCAAGATCAAACTGGTGCTGAAAAACCATGAATCGTTACAAAAGCGGAAATTATTAATTTACTAAAATTCTCATCATATGTTGAAAATGATAAACAAGTAAAAATTAAATTAGCAATTGATGGATTAAATGGTTTTAAAGGTTTTAGCACATTAATTAAGAATGGACAAATTTCTAACGAAGATGAAAGAACTGCTAAAAATGATCAAAGATTAATTGAATATTTATCAACAGATAAATCAAATGCATCTAAATTTGGGTCGAAAGGTTTTGTTAACTTAAAACAAGCTATTTCTTCTTCAGAGCCTTCTTCATACTTTACATTATTATCAATTTTATTAGGTGATGCCACTGCGAATAATAAAGGAATTTATAAATATAAAGAAAAAAATGATTTATTTACATTATTAAAAACTAAACTAATAAATGCTCTAAAACGTCTTGATGATTTTGCAAAATTAGAAGATAGTTTTAAAACAAAATTAGAAAACGCTTTGTCAGTAGAACCAGTTACAAAAGAAAAAACTGAAAATTACGTTGAAGAATTTGCCAAATATAATAGTGAAGTAGAAAAATTAATTAATAATTTAGAAGAAAAGACATTTAATAAAGTATTTGGTGATGTATTTAAAGAAGTATTTACAAACGGAAATCAAAACAGTAAAGTTGATGCAATTTACAAAGTTGGAGAAAACTTTGTTTCTGTAACACCTAAAGGAATTTTAATTCAAAACCTTCACAAATTTGAAACTGTTGAAGAGGTTCAAAAACTAATTGTTAAAGATTTAGCAATTAAATCAAAAGCAAATTACAAAAATACTTTTACAAGTGAATTATTTGATTTAGGATCAATTTTTTCTGATATTTTAAACTCTTCATATCAAATTGATGATTTATTATCACAAGAAACATTCAAAAACTATTTAAAAGAACAAAAATTTACACCAGTAGATTCTGATAAAGAAAAGAATTTTGATGATAATGATATTAATGGTGCACTAAGTTATATTAAAACACTAGAACAAACAAACAAGGCTTCTATCGTAAGTAAAAAATACAGTCAAATTAAAGAATTTATTAAAAAACAAATTACTGATAATTTAGTTAAAGATTTTTCTGTTGATGATAAAAATAAATTTAAGATTGAACCACATACAACTGATAACATTGTTGGTTATATCTTTAATATTATTGTTAAATATGTTTTAGATACTGAAATTCAAGGAACACAAGGAGAATAA
- the whiA gene encoding DNA-binding protein WhiA — protein sequence MENKTFTQEIKEELISRPLKKQDKLNLLSGIFATSKKEDPYFKLIINNKSIFDFIKNLLEQLNISFTQEHKNDLLIDITTFNNLKPKYERDYFSGIFLASGSISNFESPSNHLELKFYDLDKAIECLTTLNKYNLEFKLLKRQNKFLIYLKKIDHICDFLKAIEAINSYYQLEEYKIERDYYNNINRITNFDIYNQQRIANANTLFLENYDYIIKNKLTSLFTKEELKFFKIKKANLDSSLSDLVKLLAENQIFKSRSSLNHALIKLKNKVLKYRSKLSKNDKKSWEI from the coding sequence ATGGAAAATAAGACATTTACACAAGAAATAAAAGAAGAGTTAATTAGTCGCCCACTTAAAAAACAAGATAAATTAAATTTGTTAAGTGGAATTTTTGCTACTTCAAAAAAAGAAGATCCATATTTTAAATTAATAATCAATAATAAAAGCATTTTTGATTTTATTAAAAATTTATTAGAACAACTTAATATTTCTTTTACTCAAGAACATAAAAATGATTTATTAATTGACATAACCACATTTAACAATCTAAAACCAAAATATGAAAGAGATTATTTTTCAGGAATATTTTTAGCCTCCGGTTCTATTTCTAACTTTGAAAGCCCATCAAACCATTTAGAATTAAAGTTTTATGATTTAGATAAAGCAATTGAATGTTTGACTACATTAAATAAATATAATTTGGAATTTAAATTACTTAAGAGACAAAATAAATTTTTGATTTATCTTAAAAAAATTGATCATATATGTGATTTCTTAAAAGCTATTGAGGCCATTAATTCTTATTATCAATTAGAAGAATATAAAATTGAAAGAGACTACTACAATAACATAAATAGAATAACTAATTTTGATATTTATAATCAACAAAGAATAGCTAATGCTAATACACTATTTTTAGAAAATTATGACTATATTATTAAAAATAAATTGACTAGCTTATTTACAAAAGAAGAATTAAAATTTTTTAAAATTAAAAAAGCAAATTTAGATAGTAGCTTAAGTGATTTAGTTAAATTGTTAGCAGAAAACCAAATTTTTAAATCTAGGTCTTCTTTAAATCATGCTTTGATTAAACTTAAGAATAAAGTTTTAAAATATCGTTCTAAACTATCTAAAAATGACAAAAAAAGTTGAGAAATATAG
- a CDS encoding ribonuclease J, translating into MKPTKIFGLGGMQEIGKSTLIIEYDQQIFIIDTGIKFCDSFVTGINGSIPDFTYLTENQHKIEGLFITHGHEDHIGGVPYLVQQVDIKKIFAPRIAIQYLKLKFSDMKIKTNVEFIEINKDLVVKFGECSVDWWTAQHSIPDAFGVRVKTPNGSLMMTGDFRFDYTPIGNLTDFSKLKKIGEEGLDVLFSDSTNAMRPNHSPSESDILKDIKKYMLEAEKKIIVTAFASNLTRIKAIIELGASLGKKVIAFGRSMIDNIDIGRRLGYINAPDEVFIDKKQLSKYNDNELLILTTGSQGEEMAGLAKMSYDKHPNVSIKPKDTVIFSSSPIPGNRSKCELLVNRLYKLGAIIRENGVDGYLHTSGHAYKDEHRKIFELTKPKYFMPYHGEFRMSVVHGYTAVESGVKPNNIIIAKLGEVYYLENHKISLSDEKVYFGPVFIDGNILSKTNSQIMKERMELGQNGFVHVIIAINKEKNLILGKPRIVSRGAFFVKNSLQLIEEAKRLVHGAILYTIKNEKDWTIPKIKQLIIDRLDPFFYKNKRRNVVIIPTILLTDQAEEKNTKNEEESKKTKSVKQKIKVAKVQKEVAEKRKAKIKKNNKKDNEKSA; encoded by the coding sequence ATGAAACCAACAAAAATTTTTGGTTTAGGCGGGATGCAGGAAATAGGTAAAAGTACTTTAATCATTGAGTATGACCAACAAATTTTTATTATTGATACTGGAATTAAGTTTTGTGATAGCTTTGTTACCGGAATTAATGGATCTATTCCTGACTTTACATACTTAACCGAAAATCAGCATAAAATTGAAGGTCTTTTTATCACTCATGGCCATGAAGATCATATCGGGGGAGTTCCTTATTTAGTTCAACAAGTTGATATCAAGAAAATTTTTGCGCCAAGAATAGCAATTCAATATTTAAAATTAAAATTTTCAGATATGAAAATAAAAACTAATGTTGAATTTATTGAAATCAATAAAGATTTAGTTGTAAAGTTTGGCGAGTGTTCAGTTGATTGATGAACTGCACAACATTCAATTCCTGATGCCTTTGGTGTTAGAGTTAAAACACCGAATGGTAGTTTAATGATGACAGGAGATTTTAGATTTGATTACACTCCAATTGGAAACTTAACTGATTTTTCAAAATTAAAGAAAATTGGGGAAGAAGGTTTAGACGTATTATTTTCAGATTCAACTAACGCTATGCGTCCTAACCACTCTCCTTCAGAAAGTGATATTCTAAAAGACATCAAAAAATATATGTTAGAAGCTGAGAAAAAAATTATTGTCACAGCTTTTGCTTCTAACTTAACAAGAATTAAAGCAATAATTGAATTAGGCGCTTCTTTAGGAAAGAAGGTTATTGCTTTTGGTCGTTCAATGATTGACAATATTGACATTGGTAGAAGATTAGGTTATATAAATGCTCCTGATGAAGTATTTATAGATAAAAAACAACTTTCAAAATACAATGATAATGAGCTATTGATTTTAACTACTGGTTCACAAGGTGAAGAAATGGCCGGTTTAGCTAAAATGTCTTACGATAAACACCCTAATGTTTCAATAAAACCAAAAGATACTGTTATTTTTTCTTCTAGTCCTATTCCAGGAAACAGATCAAAATGTGAATTACTAGTTAATCGTTTATATAAATTAGGAGCAATTATTAGAGAAAATGGTGTTGATGGATATTTACATACATCAGGACACGCTTATAAAGACGAACATCGTAAAATTTTCGAATTAACTAAACCTAAATACTTTATGCCATATCATGGTGAATTTAGAATGAGTGTTGTTCATGGTTATACTGCTGTTGAAAGCGGGGTTAAACCAAACAATATCATTATTGCAAAATTAGGTGAAGTTTATTACTTAGAAAATCATAAGATTTCATTATCAGATGAGAAAGTATACTTTGGTCCAGTTTTTATTGATGGAAATATTCTTTCAAAAACTAACTCACAAATTATGAAAGAAAGAATGGAACTAGGACAAAATGGATTTGTTCATGTTATCATTGCTATAAATAAAGAAAAAAATTTAATTTTAGGTAAACCAAGAATAGTTTCTCGTGGAGCTTTCTTTGTTAAAAATTCTTTACAATTAATTGAAGAAGCAAAAAGACTTGTTCATGGTGCAATCCTATACACAATTAAAAATGAAAAAGACTGAACAATACCTAAAATTAAACAATTGATAATAGACCGTTTAGATCCTTTCTTTTATAAAAATAAGCGAAGAAACGTTGTTATTATTCCAACTATTTTACTAACAGATCAAGCTGAAGAAAAAAATACGAAAAATGAAGAGGAAAGTAAAAAAACTAAATCTGTCAAGCAAAAAATAAAGGTAGCCAAGGTTCAAAAAGAGGTTGCTGAGAAAAGAAAAGCAAAAATAAAGAAAAATAACAAAAAAGATAACGAAAAATCTGCTTAA